The genomic region TGCTCGGGGCGTTATACGATCTGCCGGGGCCGTTGTACGGTGTGCTCGGGTCGTTGTACGTTCTGTTCGGGTCGTTGAACGTTCTGCTCGGGGCGTTATACGTTCTTCTTGAGTCGTTATACGATCTGCTCGGGGCGTTGTACATTCTTCACGGGGCGGTGTACGTTCTGCTCAATGCGTTGTACGTTCTGTTCGGGTCGGTGTACGTTTTGCTCGGGGCGTTGTACGTTCTGCTCGGGCGGTGTTCGTTCTGTTCGGGTCGTTGTACAATCTGTTCGGGGCGTTGTACGTTCTGTTCGGGTCGGTGTACGTTTTGCTCGGGGCGTTGTACGTTCTGCTCGGGCGGTGTTCGTTCTGTTCGGGTCGTTGTACAATCTGCTCGGGGCGTTGTACGTTCTGTTCGGGTCGTTTTACGTTCTGTTCGGGTCGTTGTACAATCTGCTCGAGGCGTTGTACGTTCTGCTCGGATCGTAGGTGCGTTCTGCTCGGGTCGTTGTACGTTCTGTTCGGGTCGTTGTACGTTCTGCTCGGGGCGTTGTACGTTCTGTTCGGGTCGTTGTACAATCTGCTCGGATCGTTTTGCGTTCTGCAAGGGGCGATGTACGTTCTGTTTGAGTCGATGTACGATCTGCTTGGGTCGTTGTACGATCTGCTCGGGGCGTTGTACGTTCTGCAAGGAGCGTTGTACGTTCTGCTCGGTGCGTTATACGATCTGCTCTGATCGTTGTTCGATCTGCTCGGGCCGTTGTACGATATGATGGGGTCGTTGTACGTTCTGCTCGGGTCGTTGTACGGTCTACCGGGGCCGTTGTACGGTGTGCTCGGGTCGTTGTACGTTCTTTTCGGGTCGTTGAACGTTCTGCTCGGGGCGTTGTACGTTCTTCTTGAGTCGTTATACGATCTGCTCGGGGCGTTGTACGTTTTTCTTGAGTCGTTATTCGATCTGCTCGGGGCGTTGTACATTCTTCACGGGGCGGTGTACGTTCTGCTCGATGCGTTGTACGTTCTGTTCGGGTCGGTGTACGTTTTGCTCGGGGCGTTGTACGTTCTGCTCGGGCGGTGTTCGTTCTGTTCGGGTCGTTTGACGTTCTGTTCGGGTCGGTGTACGTTTTGCTCGGGGCGGTGTACATTCTGCTCGGGACGTTGTACGTTCTGCTGTGGTCGTTGTTCGTTCTGCTCGGGGCGTATTACGTTCTGCTCGAAGCGGTGTACGTTCTGCTCGAGGCGGTGTACGTTCTGCTCGGGGCGGTGTACGTTCTGCTAGGGGCGGTGTACGTTCTGCTCGGGGCGTTGTACGGTCTGCTCGGTGCGGTATACGTTCTGCTCGGGGTGTTGTACGTTCTGCTAGGTGCGGTATACGTTCTGCTGGGGTCGTTGAACGTTCTTATGTGGTCGTTGTACGTTCTTCTCGGGGTGGTGTACGTTCTGCTCGATGCGTTGTACGTTCTGTTCGGGTAGTGTACGTTTTGCTCGGGGCGTTGTACGTTCTGCTCGGGCGGTGTTCGTTCTGCTCGGGGCCTTGTACGTTTTGCTCGGGGCGTTGAACGTTCTGCTCGGGGCGTTGTACGTTCTGTTCGGGGCGGTGTACGTTCTGCTCGATGCGTTGTACGTTCTGTTCGGATCGTTGAACGTTCTGCTCGGGGCGTTGTACGTTTCTCTTGAGTCGTTATACGATCTGCTCGGGGCGTTGTACATTCTTCACGGGGCGGTGTACGTTCTGCTCGGGGCGTTGTACGTTCTGTTCGGGGCGGTGTACGTTCTGCTCGATGCGTTGTACGTTCTGTTCGGGTCGGTGTACGTTTTGCTCGGTGCATTGTACGTTCTGCTCGGGCGGTGTTCGTTCTGTTCGGGTCGTTTTACGTTCTGTTCGGGTCGGTGTACGTTTTGCTCGGGGCGGTGTACATTCTGCTCGGGACGTTGTACGTTCTGCTGTGGTCGTTGTTCGTTCTGCTCGGTGCGTATTTCGTTCTGCTCGAAGCGGTGTACGTTCTGCTCGAGGCGGTGTACGTTCTGCTCGGGGCGGTGTACGTTCTGCTAGGGGCGGTGTACGTTCTGCTCGGGGCCTTGTACGTTCTACTCGGGGCGTTGTACGGTCTGCTCGGTGCGGTATACGTTCTGCTCGGGGTTTTGTACGTTCTGCTCGGTGCGGTATACGTTCTGCTGGGGTCGTTGAACGTTCTGCTGTGGTCGTTGTTCGTTCTTCTCGGGGCGGTGTACGTTCTGCTCGATGCGTTGTACGTTCTGTTCGGGTAGTGTACGTTTTGCTCGAGGCGTTGTACGTTCTGCTCGGGCGGTGTTCGTTCTGCTCGGGGCCTTGTACGTTTTGCTCGGGGCGTTGAACGTTCTGCTCGGGGCGTTGTACGTTCTTCTTGAGTCGTTTTACGATCTGCTCGGGGCGTTGTACGTGCTTCTTGAGTCGTTATACGATCTGCTCGGGGCGTTGTACGTTCTTCTCGGGGCGGTGTACGTTCTGCTCGATGCGTTGTACGTTCTGTTCGGGTCGGTGTTCGTTCTTCTGTGGTCGTTGTTCGTTCTGCTCGCGGCGTATTACGTTCTGCTCGAAGCGGTGTACGTTCTGCTCGAGGCGGTGTACGTTCTGTTCGGGGCGGTGTACGTTCTGCTAGGGGCGGTGTACGTTCTGCTCGGGGCCTTGTACGTTTTGCTCGGGGCGTTGTACGTTCTGCTCAGTGCGGTATACGTTCTGCTCGGGTCGTTGTTCGTTCTGCTGTGGTCGTTGAACGTTCTGCTCGGTGCGGTATACGTTCTGCTCGGGTCGTTGTTCGTTCTTCTGTGGTCGTTGAACGTTCTGCTCGGGGCGTTGTACGTTCTGCACGGGGCATTATACGTTCTGCTCGGGTCGTTGTTCGTTCTGCTCGGGTCGTTGTATGTTCTGCTGTGGTCGTTGTTCGTTCTGCTCGGGGCGGTGTACGTTCTGCTCGGGTGGTGTTTGCTCTGCTCGGGGCCTTGTACGTTCTGCTCGGGGCGTTGTACGTTCTGCTTGGGGCGTTATACGTTCTGCTCGGGGCGGTGTACGTTCTGCTGGGGTCGTTGTACGTTCAGCTCGGGGCGTTGTACGTTCTGCTCGGGGCGTTGTTCGTTCTGCTCGATGCGTTGTACGTTCCGCTCGGGGCGCTGTCTGACGGTCAATGTTTTGAACATGAATGCCTGAAAACGTTTCCAACTTGCCATAGAAATGCTTGACGATCTCCTTATGTTGAATTAGTGCAAGACCAATGTCCATGATACCTCATACATCTTTTACTTTACCTTTTTAACATACATTTACGCAAATAGCGGCTTATAACGCAATGATTTGTCAGAATacttaaaatgaatacatttttattaccCTGAAAAGACAAATTGAGGGTAACGTTACTTAAATGGTctagttgaaaatattttctcgCACGAACATAGTTCCTATTATAAGTCATGTTAAGATGTCTTTGTAACgtagtattttaaaattgaaaacccCTGCATTTTTTCCATTCGAATATTAAGAAAACCGGTACATgttgaaaacaacaaatagccatatttagaaaataatttgacatatCTATATATTATATCCATAAGGCAAGTAAACGAGCACTTTATACATTGGGGCATTGCAGATTTGCATGAGAAGGTGAAACAGTATGTAagttaaaaacaacatgtatacatCGTTCAATACAAGGGTATTGCTTG from Mya arenaria isolate MELC-2E11 chromosome 3, ASM2691426v1 harbors:
- the LOC128225725 gene encoding probable DNA repair protein RAD50, with translation MYNAPSRSNNDSRKTYNAPSRSYNDSRRTYNAPSRTFNDPKRTYNDPSTPYNGPGRPYNDPSRTYNDPIISYNGPSRSNNDQSRSYNAPSRTYNAPCRTYNAPSRSYNDPSRSYIDSNRTYIAPCRTQNDPSRLYNDPNRTYNAPSRTYNDPNRTYNDPSRTHLRSEQNVQRLEQIVQRPEQNVKRPEQNVQRPEQIVQRPEQNEHRPSRTYNAPSKTYTDPNRTYNAPNRLYNDPNRTNTARAERTTPRAKRTPTRTERTTH
- the LOC128225727 gene encoding salivary glue protein Sgs-4-like codes for the protein MHRAKRTPTRTERTTHRAERTPPRTERTTPRAERTPPREECTTPRADRITTQEKRTTPRAERSTIRTERTTHRAERTPPRTERTTPRAERSTPRAKRTRPRAERTPPEQNVQRPEQNVHYPNRTYNASSRTYTTPRRTYNDHIRTFNDPSRTYTAPSRTYNTPSRTYTAPSRPYNAPSRTYTAPSRTYTAPSRTYTASSRTYTASSRT